In Limnobaculum parvum, one DNA window encodes the following:
- the caiC gene encoding crotonobetaine/carnitine-CoA ligase, which translates to MDIVGRQDLRQMWDDLAELHGDKTALIVENLQGLALEYSYRELNEEINRTANLFHTQGVAKGDKIALHLNNCAEFFFCWFGLAKIGAVMVPVNANLLKNESAYIISQCEALMVVTSREFYAMYQEIQQEALAPIQRLMLIDPVAEDKPLSNVLDFHHLKQAQPLHLMHWEALDVEDTAEILFTSGTTSRPKGVVITHYNLRFAGYYTSWQCALRQDDIYLTPMPAFHIDCQCTAAMAAFSAGATFVLLEKFSARTFWAQVCKYRATVTECIPLMIKTMMMQPQMPWEKQHCLREVLFYLNISDREKDAFVQRFGVRLFTSYGMTETIVGAIGDRPGDKRRWPSIGRAGFGYQVQIRDRDGTLLGANVTGEICIKGIPGKTLFKEYYRMPEETAKALCADGWLRTGDYGYVDSEGFFYFVERSCNMIKRSGENISCVELENIISTHPKIMDVTVIGLKDSIRDEAIKAFVVLNEGEVITEEEFFSFCESQMAKFKVPSFLEIRKSLPRSCSGKIIKKGLH; encoded by the coding sequence ATGGATATAGTAGGTAGACAAGATTTACGTCAAATGTGGGACGACCTTGCGGAACTGCACGGTGATAAAACCGCATTGATTGTAGAGAATCTTCAGGGGCTGGCGCTGGAATATAGTTACCGTGAGTTGAATGAGGAGATTAACCGTACCGCCAATCTCTTTCATACGCAGGGGGTGGCTAAAGGCGACAAGATAGCTTTGCATCTCAATAACTGTGCTGAGTTTTTCTTTTGCTGGTTTGGTTTGGCGAAAATCGGTGCGGTGATGGTACCGGTTAACGCTAATCTGCTGAAAAATGAAAGCGCCTATATTATTAGCCAATGTGAAGCATTGATGGTGGTGACCAGCAGGGAATTCTATGCCATGTATCAGGAGATTCAGCAGGAGGCGCTGGCACCCATACAGCGACTGATGTTGATCGATCCGGTGGCAGAAGATAAGCCCTTATCCAATGTGCTGGACTTTCATCATCTGAAACAGGCTCAACCCCTCCATTTGATGCATTGGGAAGCGCTCGATGTTGAAGATACGGCGGAAATATTGTTTACCTCCGGTACCACCTCTCGTCCCAAGGGGGTGGTGATCACTCACTATAACCTGAGATTTGCTGGCTACTATACCTCTTGGCAATGCGCTTTGCGTCAGGATGACATCTACCTTACGCCAATGCCAGCCTTCCATATTGACTGTCAGTGTACTGCGGCGATGGCGGCATTCTCCGCAGGCGCGACCTTTGTGCTATTGGAGAAATTTAGTGCACGTACCTTTTGGGCTCAGGTATGCAAATACCGGGCGACGGTGACCGAATGTATACCGTTAATGATCAAAACGATGATGATGCAACCGCAAATGCCATGGGAAAAACAGCACTGCCTGCGTGAGGTGCTGTTTTATCTCAATATCTCGGATAGGGAGAAAGATGCCTTTGTGCAGCGTTTTGGCGTTCGATTATTCACCTCTTACGGTATGACAGAGACCATCGTTGGTGCCATTGGCGATCGCCCCGGAGATAAACGCCGCTGGCCATCTATTGGTCGCGCCGGATTTGGCTACCAAGTGCAGATCCGCGATCGGGATGGAACGCTACTGGGGGCTAACGTCACCGGGGAAATTTGCATTAAAGGCATCCCCGGCAAGACCCTGTTTAAAGAGTACTACCGCATGCCCGAAGAGACAGCTAAAGCATTGTGTGCTGATGGCTGGCTGCGTACCGGTGATTATGGCTATGTAGACAGCGAAGGTTTTTTCTATTTTGTTGAGCGTAGCTGCAACATGATCAAGCGTAGTGGTGAAAATATTTCCTGTGTCGAGTTGGAGAATATTATTTCTACCCATCCCAAAATAATGGACGTCACGGTAATTGGCCTGAAGGACTCGATTCGTGATGAGGCGATTAAAGCCTTCGTGGTGCTCAATGAAGGCGAAGTCATAACCGAAGAGGAGTTCTTCTCGTTTTGTGAAAGCCAGATGGCCAAATTTAAAGTGCCATCCTTTCTGGAAATCAGAAAGAGCTTACCAAGAAGTTGCTCGGGAAAAATTATCAAAAAAGGTCTGCACTGA
- the caiB gene encoding L-carnitine CoA-transferase gives MSERLSMPTFGPLSGLRVVFSGIEIAGPFAGQMFAEWGAEVIWIENVTYGDTIRIQPNYPQLSRRNLHALSLNIFKDEGREAFLKLIETTDIFIEASKGPAFSRRGMTDEVLWEHNKKLVIAHLSGFGQYGTPEYTNLAAYNTIAQAFSGYLIQNGDKDQPMPAFPYTADYFSGMTVTTATLAALHKVRETGVGESIDVAMYEVMLRMGQYFMMDYFNGGEVCPRMTKGKDPYYTGCGLYKCQDGYIVMELVGVNQIQEMFKDMGIDSLWGTPDIPEDTQLIHRIECPKGQFVEDKLDEFLAERPIAQVLARFAELKIASTKVLTIPELEGNPQYVARESITHWQTIDGQDCKGPNVMPKFKNHPGQIWRGMPTLGMDTAAILANVGYSEADIQQLVIKGLAKVG, from the coding sequence ATGTCTGAACGGTTATCCATGCCCACATTCGGCCCACTTTCCGGTTTACGGGTAGTTTTTTCCGGAATTGAGATCGCCGGTCCTTTTGCCGGACAAATGTTTGCCGAGTGGGGGGCTGAAGTTATCTGGATCGAAAACGTCACTTATGGCGATACGATTCGTATTCAACCTAATTACCCTCAACTTTCAAGGCGTAACCTGCACGCGCTGTCACTGAATATCTTTAAAGACGAAGGGCGTGAAGCCTTTCTGAAGCTGATTGAAACGACTGATATTTTCATTGAAGCCAGTAAAGGCCCTGCTTTTTCCCGTCGTGGCATGACCGATGAGGTGTTGTGGGAACATAACAAAAAGCTGGTGATTGCTCACCTCTCTGGTTTTGGTCAGTACGGTACGCCGGAGTACACCAATCTTGCTGCTTATAACACCATTGCTCAGGCTTTTAGCGGCTATCTGATTCAAAATGGTGATAAAGATCAACCGATGCCGGCTTTCCCTTATACGGCGGACTATTTCTCTGGTATGACAGTCACCACCGCCACGTTGGCTGCATTGCATAAGGTGCGGGAGACCGGTGTGGGTGAAAGTATCGACGTAGCAATGTACGAAGTTATGTTGCGTATGGGTCAGTACTTCATGATGGACTACTTTAACGGTGGCGAAGTCTGTCCGCGTATGACCAAAGGTAAAGACCCCTATTATACCGGCTGCGGCCTGTATAAATGTCAGGATGGCTACATCGTCATGGAGCTGGTGGGTGTGAATCAGATTCAGGAAATGTTTAAGGATATGGGCATTGACTCCCTGTGGGGAACCCCCGATATTCCGGAAGATACTCAACTGATACACCGTATTGAGTGTCCTAAAGGCCAATTTGTTGAAGATAAACTGGATGAGTTTTTGGCCGAAAGGCCGATTGCTCAGGTGTTGGCTCGTTTTGCTGAATTGAAAATTGCATCGACTAAAGTGCTTACTATTCCTGAGTTGGAAGGTAATCCTCAGTATGTTGCCCGTGAGTCTATCACCCATTGGCAAACCATTGATGGTCAGGACTGTAAAGGGCCTAACGTCATGCCGAAGTTTAAGAATCATCCGGGGCAAATTTGGCGCGGCATGCCAACCTTGGGCATGGATACTGCCGCCATTTTAGCCAACGTTGGTTACAGTGAAGCGGACATTCAACAACTGGTAATTAAAGGTTTGGCCAAGGTGGGGTAA
- the caiA gene encoding crotonobetainyl-CoA dehydrogenase: MDFTLTDEQELFVAGIRDLMAQENWEAYFAECDRNSEYPERFVRALAEMGLDSLLLPEEHGGLEAGFVTLAAVWAELGRLGAPTYVLYQLPGGFNTVLREGTQEQIDKIMAFQGTGKQMWNSAITEPGAGSDVGSLQTNYTRKNGKVYLNGSKCFITSSAYTPYIVVMARDAASPDKPVYSEWFVDMSKPGVKVSKLEKLGLRMDSCCEIVFDNVELEEKDMFGREGNGFNRVKEEFDHERFIVALTNYGTAYCAYEDAAKYANQRVQFGETIGRFQLIQEKFAHMAIKLNAMKNMLFESAWKSDNDQMTSGDAAMCKFYCANAAFEVVDSAMQVLGGIGIAGDHRVTRFWRDLRVDRISGGSDEMQILTLGRAELKKYR, translated from the coding sequence ATGGATTTTACATTGACCGATGAACAGGAACTGTTTGTTGCCGGTATTCGAGATTTGATGGCGCAGGAAAATTGGGAAGCCTATTTTGCGGAATGCGACCGTAACAGTGAGTATCCTGAACGTTTTGTGAGAGCGCTGGCAGAGATGGGGCTTGATAGCCTGCTGCTGCCGGAAGAGCACGGCGGTTTGGAAGCGGGTTTCGTCACGCTGGCAGCGGTTTGGGCCGAACTAGGACGTTTGGGAGCACCGACTTATGTGCTGTATCAGCTGCCGGGAGGTTTCAATACGGTTCTGCGGGAAGGTACTCAGGAACAAATCGATAAGATTATGGCGTTTCAGGGCACCGGCAAACAAATGTGGAACTCGGCCATTACCGAACCGGGCGCTGGTTCTGACGTGGGTAGCCTGCAAACTAACTACACCCGCAAGAATGGCAAAGTGTATCTCAACGGTAGCAAGTGCTTTATCACCAGTAGCGCCTATACCCCTTATATCGTGGTGATGGCTCGGGATGCCGCCTCACCGGATAAGCCTGTTTACTCCGAGTGGTTTGTGGATATGAGTAAGCCGGGAGTTAAAGTTTCCAAACTGGAGAAGCTCGGTTTGCGAATGGATAGCTGCTGCGAAATCGTCTTCGATAACGTCGAGCTGGAAGAGAAGGATATGTTTGGCCGTGAAGGCAACGGGTTTAACCGGGTGAAAGAAGAGTTTGACCATGAGCGTTTCATTGTGGCTTTAACCAACTATGGTACCGCTTATTGCGCTTATGAAGATGCGGCTAAGTATGCTAATCAGCGGGTACAGTTTGGTGAGACGATTGGCCGTTTCCAACTGATTCAGGAAAAGTTCGCCCATATGGCGATCAAATTGAACGCCATGAAGAACATGCTGTTTGAATCAGCTTGGAAAAGCGATAACGACCAGATGACGTCTGGCGATGCGGCAATGTGTAAATTCTATTGTGCTAACGCTGCCTTTGAAGTGGTGGATTCCGCGATGCAAGTGTTGGGCGGTATTGGTATTGCTGGAGACCATCGGGTAACACGTTTCTGGCGTGATCTGCGGGTTGACCGCATTTCCGGTGGGTCCGATGAAATGCAGATTCTGACTCTGGGCCGTGCCGAACTGAAAAAGTATCGTTAA
- the caiT gene encoding L-carnitine/gamma-butyrobetaine antiporter, with translation MKTENETGKKKTGIEPKVFFPSLIIVGILCYLTVRDLEASNAVINAVFNYITYEWGWAFEWYMVVMFGGWFWLIFGPFAHRTLGDEKPEFSTLSWIFMMFASCTSAAVLFWGSIEIYYYVSSPPFGLEPFSTPAKELGLAYSLFHWGPLPWATYSFLAVAFGYFMFVRKINVMRPSGTLAPLLGEKCCKGIVGTMVDNLYLVALILAMGTSLGLATPLVTECIQYLFGIPHTLELDALIIGCWIVFNAICVAFGLQKGIKIASDVRNYLSIIILAWVFIIGATSFTVNYFTDSVGVLLMNVGRMLFYTDAISKGGFPQGWTVFYWAWWIVYGIQMCIFLARISKGRSVRQLCLGMVGGLTASTWLLWTILGSNTLSLINNQTINIPQIIEQHGVARAIIHTWAALPLSTVTMWAFFILCFIATVTLINACSYTLAMSTCKEANGYDEPPVWVRVGWSVLVGIIGIILLALGGLKPIQTAIIAGGCPLFFVNIMITISFLKDAKATHWKY, from the coding sequence ATGAAAACTGAAAATGAAACAGGTAAAAAGAAAACGGGAATAGAACCCAAAGTCTTTTTTCCGTCACTGATTATAGTGGGAATACTTTGTTATCTGACGGTGCGCGATCTGGAGGCATCCAACGCGGTTATCAATGCGGTATTTAACTACATCACCTACGAATGGGGATGGGCGTTTGAATGGTACATGGTCGTGATGTTCGGTGGCTGGTTCTGGCTGATTTTTGGGCCATTTGCCCATCGCACTCTGGGGGATGAGAAGCCGGAATTTAGCACGCTGAGCTGGATTTTCATGATGTTCGCTTCCTGTACGTCTGCTGCAGTACTGTTTTGGGGTTCTATTGAGATTTATTACTACGTTTCTTCTCCACCGTTTGGTCTGGAACCGTTTTCTACTCCGGCTAAAGAGTTAGGTTTGGCTTACAGCCTATTCCACTGGGGTCCATTGCCGTGGGCAACCTATAGCTTCTTGGCGGTGGCGTTTGGCTACTTCATGTTTGTAAGAAAAATCAATGTGATGCGGCCCAGCGGAACCTTAGCACCGTTGCTGGGAGAGAAGTGCTGTAAAGGGATCGTCGGTACAATGGTGGATAACCTCTACTTAGTGGCGCTGATTTTGGCGATGGGAACCAGTCTGGGGCTGGCAACTCCGCTGGTAACTGAATGTATTCAGTACCTGTTTGGTATTCCGCATACTCTGGAACTGGATGCGCTAATCATTGGTTGCTGGATTGTTTTTAACGCCATTTGCGTCGCGTTTGGCCTGCAAAAAGGGATCAAGATTGCCAGTGATGTACGTAACTATCTGAGTATTATCATTCTAGCTTGGGTATTTATCATTGGTGCAACCAGCTTTACGGTGAATTACTTCACTGACTCGGTTGGTGTGTTGCTGATGAACGTGGGCCGTATGTTGTTTTATACCGATGCAATTAGCAAGGGTGGGTTCCCACAGGGCTGGACGGTATTCTACTGGGCGTGGTGGATCGTTTACGGCATCCAGATGTGTATCTTCTTGGCGCGTATCTCTAAAGGACGTAGCGTACGCCAATTGTGTCTGGGAATGGTCGGCGGTCTAACAGCATCTACTTGGTTGTTGTGGACCATTCTGGGCAGTAACACCCTGTCACTGATCAATAACCAAACCATCAATATTCCTCAAATCATTGAACAGCACGGTGTGGCGAGGGCCATCATCCATACATGGGCTGCATTGCCGTTAAGCACCGTCACCATGTGGGCGTTCTTTATTCTCTGTTTTATCGCCACGGTCACCCTGATTAACGCCTGTTCTTACACGCTAGCCATGTCAACCTGCAAAGAGGCTAATGGTTACGATGAACCGCCGGTTTGGGTGCGTGTGGGCTGGTCGGTACTGGTTGGCATTATCGGCATCATCCTGTTGGCATTAGGTGGTCTTAAGCCGATTCAGACAGCGATTATTGCCGGAGGATGTCCGCTGTTCTTCGTCAACATAATGATAACCATCTCTTTCCTGAAAGACGCCAAAGCGACTCATTGGAAATATTGA